A single region of the Brachypodium distachyon strain Bd21 chromosome 3, Brachypodium_distachyon_v3.0, whole genome shotgun sequence genome encodes:
- the LOC100827503 gene encoding anaphase-promoting complex subunit 15 produces the protein MLQFPAMMRQWPSPPLIPASTLLPVPASTQEDELLLAMAESDLEEKLNEIRKTNSNLVIIGKPTSDIKEEYDAEVEDDDADNVEESDGDDFDQETG, from the exons ATGCTGCAGTTCCCGGCGATGATGCGCCAgtggccgtcgccgccgctgatcCCAGCGTCCACTCTCCTTCCCGTGCCCGCCTCCACCCAGGAGGACGAGCTCCTCCTAGCCATGGCCGAGTCCGACCTCGAGGAGAAG CTGAACGAGATCCGCAAGACCAACAGCAACCTGGTGATCATAGGCAAGCCTACCAGCGACATCAAGGAAGAGTACGacgcggaggtggaggacgacgacgccgaTAACGTCGAGGAGTCCGACGGAGATGACTTCGACCAGGAAACCGGCTGA